In Bacillus thuringiensis, the DNA window GCTCCTGGACGCGCTACTCCATTTACCGTAACACTATTTGTTACAAACGTTGTTCCAGCAGGTATACTATCAACAAAAATAACATTATTTGCAGCGACATTCCCATTGTTCGTGACATTCACTGTGTAGGTTAGTACGTCATTAAGTGTTGCCGTCTGTAGATCTACAGATTTTTGCAAACTTAGACTTGCACGATTTACCGTCGTCTGTACTGTATTTGAAGATGCTGTACTCGTGATAGGAGGACTTCCAACGAAAGGACGGAATTGGTAAGAAACCATTGCACGATTGGGAATTGGATTTGGACTTGGGAATGACGTTACTCTCACTTGAAATGTAACAATTCTTTGAGCATTATTAGGTATTGTCCCTAAATTAATTCCAATGGCTGGATTTGCACTCGGCTGGGTTACCCCACCTACTGTGACACTACCTGCAATAAAGGTTGTTCCATTCGGAATACTGTCTTGTAATACAACGTTATCCGCACTTCCCGTCCCTGTATTCGGAACGGTAATCGTATAGGTAAGAATATCGCCAACTGCTGCAACTGTTTTATCAACCGATTTAACAGGATTTATAATTGGCCCCGTTGCATCAATTTGAACACCAAAACCTGCCGCCGCATACCCATCTCCATTTGTAATGAAACGAACAGTCGCTGACGTCTGATTGTTTACTAATGACGAGGAGGCATCTACATTCGTAATATCCCACCCTTGTCTTCGAACTGCCAAAGCTATTCCTAATGGCTGATTCAAATTTCCAAACGTGCCGCTCGTATCTAGATTTCCACTGTCATTACAAATTTGTGACTGAAAGAAATTATTTGCAGGATTTCTCGGTCCGAATAAAGCAACTGTAGCATTTGCATTCGGTCCAAAGCGAAGTTGATCTCCAACGATGTTAGAATCACCTTCTTGAGCAGTTACAAGTACTCTTCCTGTAACCGTTCCCGTAGACGGCGTTGCAAAACCTGAAATAATTGCATTAACTGGCGGTGATGAAGCATCGATGATTTCTTGCCCTGCGTACACCGATAAATTTCGCAGTGGCAAACTCGCATTTTGATAAACGACTTCGAGGGTCCAACCTACTGAGCGGCTGATGGTTGAATCAAAAGACGTTCTTGCAGCTGGTACGGCACCAGTTGTATACGTACCGGACCCACTAGCATTAACAAGGTTGGTTACGTTAGCTGATCGAACATAATAAAACTGTTGCCCAACCGACCCTTGCTGCGCAGTAGCGGGATCTGGTGTAACAGAAAACGTCCCTGCCGGTGTCGTAAACGAAATATTATCATTTAAAAATGCAGTAACATCCTCAGTATCAGTCCTGTATGTGCCCGCCCACACTAGTTCTGCGTATAAAACACTACTCCCTGCTGGAAGGTTTAAAATTGCACTTGAAGAATTTAATGGCCAATCATTTGTCGTTCCTGCTGGGAACCCTGGCACTTGAAGCGATGTATTTACTGTAGTAAATACATCAATCGTACCGAAATTATTGCCTGGTGCAGGCGATGAAGGACTGAGTCCCAACGTATTCCCAGTGAACGTGACGGCACCAGTTACTGTCGTTGTAAATCGATTCATAAAAGGCACGTAATCATCTCATTTCATTTATAGTAAAAAGTGCTCTATACTATAAAATGTAGACAAACTATACAATGTACGTTGTCCAACAAAATTCCGCACATATGAGAGGAGTTTATAAAACTATGCGCTACGTTATCATAACAGGAACTTCACAAGGTTTAGGTGAGGCAATCGCCGCACAATTATTAGAAAAAAATACGAGCATCATCTCTATTTCTAGAAGAGAAAATAAAGATCTTACTAAACTTGCAGCGCAATATAACAGCAATTGCATTTTCCATTCCTTAGATCTTCAAGATGTACATCATTTAGAAACTAACTTTAACGAAATCATTTCATCCATTAAAGAAGACAATGTATCTTCTATTCATTTAATTAATAATGCGGGTACAGTTGCACCTATGAAGCCGATTGAAAAAGTAGAAAGCGAACAATTCATTACGAACGTTCACATTAATTTACTTGCACCTATGATTCTTACCTCCACTTTCATGAAACATACGAAAGACTGGAAAGTAGATAAACGTGTTATAAACATTTCATCTGGCGCAGGAAAAAATCCTTATTTTGGATGGGGCGCTTATTGTACAACGAAAGCTGGTGTAAATATGTTTACACAGTGCGTAGCAACCGAAGAAGCAGAAAAAGAATATCCAGTAAAAATCGTCGCATTTGCACCTGGTGTTGTTGATACAAGTATGCAAGCACAAATTCGTGAAACAAATAAAGAAGACTTCATAAATTTAGACCGCTTCATCGTACTAAAAGAAGAAGGAAAGCTATTATCACCCGAATATGTTGCAAAAGCTATTCGTAATTTACTAGAAACTGAAGACTTCCCTCAAGGCGAGGTTATTAGAATTGATGAATAACAAAAAAGCGTGCTAAAATAGCACGCTTTTTTTCTACTTCTCTAAAAATATGAGCACAGACTCCGCAATTTGTTCATAACCAATCTCTTGATAAATTTTATTCGATGTCGGATTTGCCAGATCCGTATATAATGTAGTTGTTTTGTAACCTTCGTCTAGCATTCGTTGACTAAGTGCAGCGACGCAACTAGATGCGTATCCTTTTTTCCGTGCTTCTTTCGGCGTATATACGAAATTAACTGTTATATTGTTTGTAGTCGGTCTCGTTTTTGCAGCTACAGAAACAAGCTTTCCTTCTACTTCTAGACCAAATAGACGACGGTTAGTAATTAATGTATGGGCGGTTTGTTTCGCTTCGTCTTTCGTAGTAGGAAGCCTTACATCTTCGCAAAATTGATAAATCCACTGTTCTATTAATGGTAGCTCATCACCACCTATTTCTCGAAAAGCCCCATCCTCATTCCACTTCTTCTTAACCTGTTGTAATGCATACACACCTTGTTCCATTACAACATTCGTTTTCTTATTTTCTAACACGGCAATCTCTTCCGCTAATTTCTGTACAATTTTCTTATTACCAATCAATCCAGGAACATTTGAATATACTTTCGTTAATTTGTTTGCAAGTTCCACGATCTCCTCTTCTGCCATTTCAGACGTAGCAACAATGATTTGTTTCTTCTCTTCTGTTTGAAGAAATACAGCTGCTATTTCTTCCTCTTGTTTTGCTACCCCCATAAATACCGGTTGTTGGACCATTTGTAATACACCTAATATGAGATTATTTTCCTGCTCATTCTTTTCTAAAAATGACGTAACCTCTTCTTTAAAAGTAAGAATCTCTTCATATACATGTAATTGAATCATCGACAATCTCTTCTCTCTATTTATAGTTTCATAAAGTATTGGCGATTAATTCACTAAATTCCTCTTTTACGATTCAATAATATTCAAAGCTAACGTAGTCAAATCATTTTCAGCTTGTAAAATTCTTTGTTTTTCCCTTTCAAATACCTTTTCTTCTTTTTGAAATGACTCTTTTCGATTTTTAATCATGCGCTCCATTTCTTTTTTACTCGGTCCACCGTATACATTTCTTTTTTGAATGAAAGCTTCTGGCGATACAATCTCTTCCCACTCGTTTTCTAATAAATGTATTTTATAATTTTCTTGTAAGTATATGTTTACATCTTTTAAATGTAATTCATGTAGCTCCTTTTGTTGCTCCAATGACATATTTGCAATAACACTTGCTGCATGATGCGCATGCCGAAATGGAATGTCATAGTTTTTTGTTAAAACATCTGCGAAATCAGTTATCGTAATTGCATGTTTATAAGATCGACTTTTCAACGTTTCTTCTTCTACTTTCATCGTTCGAATAACTGCATTCATAATACAAAAAACGCGAATAGTCTTTTCAATTCCTTTATATAAATACGGCTGCAAATCATCTTCCGTATCGACAATATCGCCAAATGGTGTATTATGGATCATTTGAAATACTGTAAATGCTTCTCCTAAAGCGCTACTCGTAATCGCACGCGCATGCTCAATTGAAACTGGATTTCGCTTTTGCGGCATAATACTACTAATTTGTACATATGGCTTCGCAACAGTAATACCATCATACTCTTTCGTTGCTAATAGTAAGAAGTCATGAATCCATCTACTCGTATTCGTCATAATTACCATAAGTAACGAACTAACCTCTAATAAATAATCCGCTCCAGCAACAGCATCATATGAGTTCTCAATTACATTTGTAAACCCAAGTAAATAGGCCACTCGGTCTCGTTTAATCGGGAAACTTGTTGTAGAAAGAGCAGCGGCTCCCATTGGGGACTGATTTAAAAGTTTGTACGTTCTTTTCATTCGTTCTAAATCTCTTTGCATCGTATCATAAATCGCTAACGTATAATGACCAAATGTTGTTGGCTGTGCTGGTTGTGTATGTGTATAAGCTGGCATAATCGTTTCCTTATGGTCAGCAGCAAGTTGCAATACACTTTCTTGCAATAACAAATGGTGCTCCATTAATCGTAGTACATATCGCCTTAAACTCATGCGATACATCGTTACCCCCATATCATTTCTACTTCTACCAATATGCATATTACTTACAAAATCGCATTTCGCTTCTTGAGAAATTAAATGTTCCACTAAAAAAAAGAGATCTTCATGCTGCTCTGTATATAGCAATTGATCTTTTGGAATTCCCTCTATCTTTTTTAGTGCGTGTAATATAACTTTAGCTTCTTCCTTTTTCATTAAATTCTCTTCCGTCAGCATCGCAATATGCGCTTTATGCACTTGAAACATATCTTTTAATAAGTAATCTCGCTGAAAATGAAATACATGTTGTAATACACAATCTACATATGTTCTCCCAGGGAAATCAGCGCCTTCACTCTTTATAAACTCTTCTTTACTTTGTTTCATCACCTTTTCCCCTCTCACCTAAGTATTACTACCCATCATACCCAGAGATAGGAAAAAAGTGCTTGTATATAAAAATAAACTCGATGCAGAAAGCACCGAGTTTACTTAATAAAAGTCGCATCATACTTATCACTTTGCAACACTTGGAAATGTAAGTTCGCTAAATGTTTTCGTATTTCTGCACTGTCGTCCTCATTTAAATTATTTGCTAAGAACACAATTTCTGTACAGTTCCCGCGTTTATCCATCGCATAAACTGCTTTTGTAACTGTCCATGGCGTATAGCCATTTTTTTGCCCTGCATGTCTAAATGTTTTACGGTATTTCTTAGCACTCATATCTGTTTCAACGATATTCGCCCACACTTTTTCTTCAGCGTCTGTCAGGCCACCTTTATGATTTGCCTTTTGAAGCAGTACCATATAATCATTTGCAGAAGCTGCTGGTAATCGATCTGACCAAATTTTATCGTAACGTTCCTCTAAATAAAGAGGAATTTCCTTCTGTAATAATGGCCCTTTCTTTTTTAAGCGTTCATGAATGATCATCGCATATTCACGATATTGCTCTTGAGACATTTCTTTTAACTTTTTCTCTATTTTATATTTCGGAACATGTAGTTCTTTATGCAAATATCCAGGGATGTATAAAGATGAAACAATTGGAAATAGCGGCTGATGTGCTGGAAGCGATAAACTTTGTAAATTACGATTAATATTATCTAATCCTAACACTTCCATTAAATATTCAGCATTCGCATTCGAACTAAATTTAACCATTCCTTTTGCCACTTCTTCTAAAGAAACCGCTCCTTCTGTTATCTTGTCTGTCTTTTGCAAATACTTTTGCCATCTATCTTGTGCACCACCATCTGTATTCGGTACGTAATAACGATTCAGATCATTAATGGAAACGAAACTAGACGGGTCAATTTTCCCTTCTGTAACTTGTTTCGTATATTCAAGCGCCACAATTAATTTCATCGTACTAGCAACTGGTAATACAACGTTGGGATTGACAGAATAAACAACTTTATCATTTCTCTTTACTAGAAGCGCACTATTTTTTTCATCTTTATGTTCTTCAATAAAGGATGCGATATACTGTGCATCATCATTATTAGAACTCCACACTTTTTTCACTAAAAAATTACCCGATATTAGCAAAACGAAAATACCCACAATTACTGCGCATACTATAGTTTTTTTCAAGTAAAATTCCTCTCCTATTGTGTAACTCTTCTCTATTTATCTTAAAAAAACAAAATAATGGAGATGGTTATTGAAATAACCATCTCCATTATTTTAACTTGTATTCTCCTATTATGTCTACGTCATAATTTTCACGAAGTCTTCAAGAAATTTTTTATAATGCAATGACCAACCGATTCGCACCCAATTCTTTAAAGCTTTTGAGTCAGGTTGAGGACGGAAATCAGCAATACTTTCACCCTTTGCAATTCCAACTGTATCTATATCGACTCGGCGATATACATAATCTAAAAGGGACGGATTCGCCGCGACCATCATTGTAACAACGTCATGTACTGGGCTACCTGTTATTTTTGGATTTAACTTTTTATACGCTTTATAATAATACGCAAATATTGGTTCAATTAATTTATTAAAATTCGTTTTAGAGTGTTTCGTAATATATTTCACCATCTCTGGCGTAATAATTGCTTCAGATGTAACGTTAAGTGGCACTAATGTCACATTCTTGGCATTTTGCATAACTAATTGTGATGCAATCGGATCACCATGAAAATTCGCCTCTGCGACTGGTGTCACATTGCCGGGCATTAAAAAAGCACCACCCATTATATAATATTCTTTCACATACTTCATCATCGGCTTTTCTAAAATAAATGCTGTCGCTAGTGTCGTTGATCTACCAGCATCCACAATGATTAATTCTCCTTTATACTTTTCAAGAATATCAAAAAAAGCACAAAAAGGTTTTATATTTGGCGAAAAAGCTTTTGGTGGTTTAATCGGTCCTAATCCATCTGCCCCATGAATTTCCGGATAATACGTTACATAGTCCCCAGATAAAGGGATTTTTGCACCATTAATAACAGGTATATCTTCCCGCCCTGCTATTTGTAATAAATATGCTGCATTACTTGTCGCCTTTTCTTGCGTTACATTTCCATATCCTGTTACAACACCAACAATATCAATATCAGGATGCATAATTCCATACATGATGGCTAAAGAGTCATCAATTCCCGGGTCTCCCAAAAATAATACTTTTTTCATCGACCTCAACTCCATCCCCTCAATTGTTATTAATTTATGAATCGCAATAGGCATACAGAATAAAAAAGAACAAATTTATACGAAAAAAACGCAGTCCTATAAGGACTACGTTCTCCCTCTAACCTATACTGTTTTTCTTCACAACACTCATACTTCCAATGATATAAGCGATAAACGCAAAACAAATTGGGAAGACAACTGTATGTATACCGAACGGATTTGGATAGAAAAGGTGAATACACATATATGAACCTACCCCAACTAAAATAGAGGCAAGCGCTCCTGTTGCATTTCCCTTTCTCCAATATAACCCTAATACGATTGGCCAAATGAATGCTGCTTCTAATCCACCGAAAGAAAATAAATTTAACCATATTAAAAAATCTGGTGGTTTAATTGCTGCTGCATAAACGAGCAGCCCTACGATAGCAGTAATCCACAAACTTCCTTTTCTGATTGTACTGTCTGCTGCATCTTTATTTATGTAATTTACGTATATGTCTTTAATAATTGATGAACTTACAAGTAACAATAACGAATTTACTGTAGACATAATTGCTGCCATTGGCGCAGCTAAGAAAACACCAGCTAGCCAAGGTGGCAATACTTCCATCGCGAGTAGCGGCATGACTTTATCCGGTACCGTTATACCCGGAAGTACGACTCGTGCAAATACACCTGTTAAATGCATACCAATCATAATGGTACCTACAACAACCGTACCAATTATTAACGCTTGATGCATAGCTTTTGAATTTTTATAAGACATGGCACGCACACTAATTTGCGGTAAGCCAACAACGCCAATTCCAATTAAAATCCAAAATGATGTCACATATGATTTCGTTAAACTACCATCCGCTCCGAATGGTGTAATTAAATTCGGGTTAATTTGAACAAGTTCCTGCATAATCTTTTCAATTCCACCACCAGCAATGACAGTAGCAATTAAAATGATTGTCGTTCCAACTAACATAATGATTCCTAATAACGTATCTGATAAAGCAACTGCACGAAATCCACCAATTAATACGTACACAAGTACAGAAAAAGTAAATAAAAATAGTGCTGTTGTATAAGAGAGACCCGTTAACGACTCAATTAATCGGCCACCGCCGACCCACTGAGCTACTGTTGCTGAAAATAAGAAGATAATAATACATAACGCAGACAGTATAACAACTGCCTTATTATTGTACCTTCCCTTTAAATAATCGATAAGAGTAATGGCTTCCATCTTCCTAGCGATAATTGCAAACTTTTTACCGATAACCGTTAAAACGATATACCCTGTTACAACTTGAATCGCAGATAGTAGTACCCATCCAAGCCCCATATTGTACGCAATACCAGGACCACCAATAAAGCTACTAGCACTACCGTATGTAGCAATCATTGTCATCGCTAATAATAAACCGCCAAGCTCACGACCGCCAAGAAAATATTCTTGCAAAAATTTATTATGAGCAGTTGCTTGCACGCGTCTTGAAGCATATACACCAATTAAAAATACAACGATAAACGAAATTATCATTGGAATGATTACATACCAATTCATCTATTATTCCTCACTTTTTTCTTCCTCATCGAGTGAAATATCTTGAAATACAAAACGAACAACTAAACTAAGTAAAATAACCATAACGATAAATCCAACGATACAGCTATAAAAAAACCATGCCGGAAAACCGAATACATATGTATATTCACTTGGATTTTTACTACCAAGCCCATAAGCAAATCCATACCATATTATAAAATTAATAATAGCAAGTCCAAGACCAATTAACGCTTCTCTATGGGCAATTCGAAAGCGTGGATCATCATGATAATTCTTCATTTTCCCCCTCCTCTCACGATGTATTATTGTACCATTGTTCTTCTAGTTTTTCCTACTAGAAAGCAAAAACAAGCAGGATTTTTTATAATCATATAGAAGATTCTCTTACATTACATATTTTTTACAATTGTAACACAAATGAAATTTGAATTTTCAGTATTTATTAATTATGATTTTAATTAGAGGCTTTCCATCTAGTTCCCACATCCTTGATTTCGGAATAAACGCCGTCTCGTACTGCGTTTACATTATATTTTCAAGGGGGTTATACAATGAGTCAACTAGCTGTAAATCTTCATGAAAAGGTAGAAAAGTTTCTTCAAGGTACAAAAAAGTTATATGTGAATGGATCTTTCATTGAAAGCGCTTCCGGTAAAACATTTAAAACACCTAACCCAGCAACTGGCGAAACACTTGCCATCGTTTCTGAAGCTGGTCGCGAAGATATTCATAAAGCTGTCGTTGCAGCTCGCATGGCTTTTGACGAAGGTCCTTGGTCTCGCATGAGCACTGCTGAGCGAAGCCGCCTTATGTACAAGTTAGCTGATTTAATGGAAGAACATAAAGAAGAGCTTGCACAACTCGAAACGTTAGATAACGGAAAGCCAATCCGTGAAACAATGGCAGCAGACATACCGCTCGCAATTGAGCATATGCGCTATTATGCTGGCTGGGCTACGAAAATCGTTGGTCAAACAATTCCTGTTTCCGGTGATTACTTTAACTATACACGCCATGAGGCTGTTGGTGTCGTCGGTCAAATTATTCCTTGGAACTTCCCGCTTCTTATGGCAATGTGGAAAATGGGAGCAGCGCTTGCTACAGGATGTACAATCGTTTTAAAACCTGCAGAACAAACTCCACTATCTGCTCTATACTTAGCTGAATTAATTGAAGAAGCTGGATTCCCGAAAGGTGTTATTAATATCGTACCTGGATTCGGTGAATCAGCTGGACAAGCTCTCGTTAATCATCCACTCGTTGATAAAATTGCATTTACCGGTTCTACTCCAGTCGGTAAACAAATTATGCGACAAGCATCCGAATCATTAAAACGCGTTACACTTGAGTTAGGCGGTAAATCACCAAATATCATCTTGCCAGATGCTGATTTATCTCGCGCGATTCCTGGTGCACTTTCTGGTGTTATGTTTAACCAAGGACAAGTATGCTCTGCTGGATCACGCTTATTTGTTCCGAAGAAAATGTACGATAATGTCATGGCTGATCTCGTCCTCTATTCTAAAAAACTAAATCAAGGTGTCGGTCTTAACCCTGAAACAACAATCGGTCCTCTCGTTTCCGAAGAACAACAAAAACGTGTAATGGGCTACATTGAAAAAGGGATTGAAGAAGGCGCTGAAGTACTTTGCGGAGGTAGTAATCCATTCGATCAAGGCTACTTCGTTTCTCCTACCGTATTCGCTGACGTAAATGATGAAATGACGATCGCAAAAGAAGAAATTTTCGGTCCGGTTATTTCTGCAATACCGTTTAACGATATTGATGAAGTAATTGAACGTGCAAATAAATCACAATTCGGCTTAGCGGCTGGTGTGTGGACAGAAAATATTAAAACAGCACACTATGTTGCAAGTAAAGTACGTGCAGGTACAGTATGGGTTAATTGTTATAACGTATTTGATGCAGCATCTCCATTCGGAGGATTTAAACAATCTGGTCTTGGTCGTGAAATGGGATCTTACGCATTAAATAACTATACAGAAGTGAAGAGCGTTTGGCTCAACTTAAACTAATGAAAAGAACCTGGCCTATCCGGTCAGGTTCTTTTCATTATGTATTCATTTAAGCTTGCAGTCCCCCGCTCACATTTAATACTTCTCCTGTAATATAGGATGCGTATTCTGACGCTAAAAAGGCCGCTGCGTTCGCAATATCTTCTGGCGTTCCAATTCTACCAACTGGAATCGCACCAACCATCTTTTCTTTTACTTTATCTGGTATCGTTTTTGTCATATCTGTATCCATAAACCCTGGGCAAATCGCATTACACGTAATGCCGAAGCTTCCAACTTCTTTCGCCGCTGTTTTCGTCAAACCTACAACTCCTGCCTTTGTAGCAGCATAATTCGCTTGACCTATGTTTCCTTCTCTACTAATTGAAGATATATTAATAATGCGTCCATACCCTTGTTGTCTCATGTAAAGAAGCGCTGGCTGCATACAATAAAAAACACCTGTTAAATTTACTTGCAGTACTTGTTCCCATGCAGGTTTCTCCATCTTATGTAACATTGCATCTCGCGTAATCCCTGCATTATTTACTAAAATATGCAGTGTACCAAATGTTTGGACAGCGTATTCAATTAAGGACTTCGCATCATTTTGATTACTCACATCACAACGATACTGCTTCACTTCATACCCTTCATCTGATAACTCACGTGTCGTTTTTTGTAGCTTTTCTTCATTTACATCGCTAATTAATACTTTCGCCCCTAGTTTTGCATAAACCCTTGCAATCTCTTTTCCAATTCCCTGTGCAGCTCCTGTTACTACAGCTGTTTTTCCATTTAAAAACTCCATCCCTATCCCCCATTTCTATTACTTATACTGTATATTTCGGCTCTTTGCTTCCCAATTCCTCTTTGTATAAAAAAGTCTATTTGTGTCAAACTAACTTTGCAACGTCGCATAAAACACAAGGAGATTGTGTCGAATGAACAAAAAAAATTTCAAGCAAAACAAAGCTGCTGATGGCATTGACGTTGAGTTCTCTCGTGAACTCGCTGACCACAATGACTTAGAAGCAAACGCACGTGCAAATGCCGCTGATGCACGTCAAAAACGCCAGTCAACAGAAAAATAAGGAACGCACAACCTTATTCTTTTCAACAGGGACCTACTACCCAACAAAATAAACCGAGAGACATCCTCTCGGTTTATTTTCTATATTTTTTTATATAATGTGCTAAAGTAAGTAGCGGATATATATAGGCATAGCTATGATAACGAATATAAAACCCGCCTGGCAAACCTGTTCCGGTAGGATATTTTTCATTCACATAAGGATTCGCAAGCAAATATGAAATACCTTTTCGAATAATTGGTGTTTCTTTATCATGGTAAGAAATGAGAGCATCTAATGCCCATGCTGTTTGGGATGGTGTACTAAATGGTAAAGTAACGAACCTTTTTTCCACACTACTGTGGCACGATTCTCCCCACCCACCATCTTCATGCTGTATATGTTCCAGCCATAAAGCTGCTCTTTTCAATGAAGGATTGCTAGATGGGATTCCGAGTGACCGTAAACCTGTCATCACCGCCCACGTACCATATATATAACAAATCCCCCATTTCCCGTACCATGATCCATTTTTCTCTTGTACATTCATTAACCAATTTATCGCACTTTGTTTTTGCTTCTCAGGCAATTCATTTTGCGCATATGTCCCGAAAAGCTCTAACACTCTTCCTGTAATATCTGGTGTAGAGGGATCTGTAATCA includes these proteins:
- a CDS encoding YfhD family protein, with the translated sequence MNKKNFKQNKAADGIDVEFSRELADHNDLEANARANAADARQKRQSTEK